In Achromobacter spanius, the following proteins share a genomic window:
- a CDS encoding ABC transporter permease codes for MLSFIAQRLIQSVLVMLTVALIAFSMFRYVGDPIASMVGQDTTPEQRAELRVRLGLDDPFVVQFARFVGNAVQGDFGISYRQRRPVSELLEERMPATLELSFVSAVMALALGIPMGIYTALRRHGVVSKAFMALSLAGISLPTFLIGILLILVFGVQLRWLPSFGRGDVVSLGWWTTGFLTKSGWLALIMPAITLALFQMTLIMRLVRAEMLEVLRADFIKFARARGLPERLINFRHALKNTMVPVITITGLQLGSIIAFAIITETVFQWPGMGLLFIQAISMVDIPVMAAYLVLIAFMFVVINLVVDLLYFAVDPRLRVQSK; via the coding sequence AGTCGGTGCTGGTGATGTTGACGGTGGCGCTGATCGCGTTCTCCATGTTCCGCTACGTAGGCGACCCCATCGCCAGCATGGTCGGCCAGGACACCACGCCTGAACAACGCGCGGAATTGCGCGTGCGGCTCGGCCTGGACGACCCCTTCGTGGTGCAATTCGCGCGCTTCGTCGGCAACGCGGTGCAGGGCGACTTCGGTATCTCGTACCGGCAGCGCCGGCCCGTCAGCGAGCTGCTTGAAGAACGCATGCCCGCCACCCTGGAACTGTCGTTCGTATCCGCCGTGATGGCCCTGGCGCTGGGCATTCCCATGGGCATCTACACGGCGCTGCGGCGTCACGGCGTGGTGTCCAAGGCCTTCATGGCGCTGTCCCTGGCCGGCATTTCGCTGCCCACCTTCCTGATCGGCATCCTGCTTATCCTGGTGTTTGGCGTGCAGCTTCGATGGCTGCCCAGCTTCGGGCGCGGCGATGTCGTCAGCCTGGGATGGTGGACCACGGGGTTCCTGACCAAATCCGGATGGCTGGCGCTCATCATGCCCGCCATCACGCTGGCGCTGTTCCAGATGACCTTGATCATGCGGCTGGTGCGCGCCGAGATGCTGGAAGTGCTGCGCGCCGACTTCATCAAGTTCGCGCGCGCCCGCGGCCTGCCGGAAAGGCTGATCAATTTTCGCCACGCGCTGAAGAACACGATGGTGCCCGTCATCACCATCACGGGCCTGCAACTGGGTTCCATCATCGCGTTCGCCATCATCACCGAAACCGTGTTCCAGTGGCCCGGCATGGGCCTCTTGTTCATCCAGGCGATCAGCATGGTCGACATCCCCGTCATGGCGGCCTACCTGGTGCTGATCGCCTTCATGTTCGTGGTCATCAACCTGGTCGTCGACCTGCTGTACTTCGCCGTGGACCCGCGTCTGCGCGTGCAGAGCAAGTAA
- a CDS encoding ABC transporter permease — MIARIAPMFARAADSDIWHSFKRSPGAIIAAVVTLAILLGALFAPIIAPHNPFDLASLSIMDANTPPAWEEGGSPDFLLGTDDQGRDILSAVLYGSRVSLLVGFASVLFSMVLGVTLGLISGYAGGRIDSFIMRIADVQLSFPAILVALLIDGVARGLLPRDMHDQLALYVLIFAIGISGWVQYARTVRGSTLVERNKEYVQAARLIGIGPITILRRHILPNVMGPVLVIATIHLAIAIITEATLSFLGVGVPPTAPSLGTLIRIGNSYLFSGMWWISIFPGVALVALVLSVNLLGDWLRDALNPKLR; from the coding sequence ATGATTGCTCGCATCGCTCCCATGTTTGCCCGCGCGGCCGACAGCGACATCTGGCACAGCTTCAAGCGGTCGCCCGGCGCCATCATCGCCGCCGTCGTGACGCTGGCCATTCTGCTGGGCGCCCTGTTCGCGCCCATCATCGCGCCGCACAATCCCTTCGACCTGGCTTCCTTGAGCATCATGGACGCCAACACGCCGCCCGCCTGGGAAGAGGGCGGCAGCCCCGACTTCCTGCTGGGCACAGACGACCAGGGCCGCGACATACTTTCCGCCGTGCTGTATGGCTCGCGCGTGTCCTTGCTGGTGGGCTTCGCGTCGGTGTTGTTCTCGATGGTGCTGGGCGTCACGCTGGGCCTCATCAGCGGCTACGCCGGCGGCCGCATCGACAGCTTCATCATGCGTATCGCGGACGTGCAACTGTCGTTTCCCGCCATCCTGGTGGCGCTGCTGATCGACGGCGTGGCGCGCGGCCTGTTGCCACGCGACATGCACGATCAGCTGGCGCTGTATGTGCTGATCTTCGCCATCGGCATTTCCGGCTGGGTGCAGTACGCGCGCACGGTGCGCGGCTCTACGCTGGTCGAGCGCAACAAGGAATACGTGCAGGCGGCCAGGCTGATCGGCATCGGGCCCATCACCATCCTGCGCCGCCACATCCTGCCCAACGTCATGGGGCCGGTGCTGGTCATCGCCACCATCCACCTGGCGATCGCCATCATCACCGAGGCCACGCTGTCGTTCCTGGGCGTGGGCGTGCCGCCGACCGCGCCGTCGCTGGGCACGCTGATCCGCATCGGCAACAGCTACCTGTTCTCGGGCATGTGGTGGATTTCGATTTTCCCCGGCGTGGCCCTGGTGGCGCTGGTGCTATCGGTCAACCTGCTGGGCGACTGGCTGCGCGACGCGCTCAACCCCAAGCTGCGCTGA